From the genome of Chitinophagaceae bacterium, one region includes:
- a CDS encoding DNA methyltransferase: protein MTEEINYALVEDVRPPIYTAMKYWEKKPHNIWRKYIENYTPENGLFLDPFSGSGMSAFEAMKANRKVIAFDLNPLTSFTIEIFATDFDKNKFEKEVVRIAYTFTNDEVYKKYFTTQSRQSKEIAIVQSLKWEDEKIYELGIEATENEIKEQEE from the coding sequence ATGACGGAAGAAATAAACTATGCTTTAGTTGAAGATGTGAGACCACCAATCTACACTGCAATGAAATATTGGGAAAAAAAACCTCATAACATTTGGCGAAAATATATTGAAAACTATACCCCCGAAAACGGACTTTTTCTTGACCCATTTTCAGGAAGCGGTATGAGTGCTTTTGAAGCCATGAAAGCAAATAGAAAAGTAATTGCCTTTGACTTAAACCCATTGACATCTTTTACAATAGAAATTTTTGCAACCGATTTTGATAAAAACAAATTTGAGAAAGAAGTAGTAAGAATTGCTTACACATTCACAAATGATGAGGTTTACAAAAAATATTTTACAACACAATCACGACAAAGCAAAGAAATAGCTATTGTTCAGAGTTTGAAATGGGAAGATGAGAAAATTTATGAGTTAGGAATTGAAGCAACAGAAAATGAAATTAAAGAGCAAGAAGAAT